CCGGAGAAGGAGAAGTTACGTTTCAAGGACTTGAGTTAGTTAAAGCTTTTGGTTTATGGGGACAGAATGACAAAGTGACAGTACCGATTATCGAGAATTCAGCTGATCTTTCTCTACTAGCTCATGATGTGGTGCACGTGCTTAAGAATGACACGAAAGCCATTTTGATGCGAAACCATGGGATTACGGTATGGGGACGTAATGGTTTTGAAGCAAAAAAATATCTGGAAGCATTTGAATTCCTTTTTGAATATCATCTTAAGTTACGAAGCTTTCAAGCAATTGTAAGTTAATCAGTAATCAACAAAGTTTTATTAGCTTAACAAAAAGAGGAGGAAGCATTAATGGCAGTAATTAAAATACGAAATACAAATGAAGTTATTGAAGGTCAAGATCGAGTAGGGGCATTTCTTCAGAATGAAGGAGTGTTATATGAACACTGGGATGTTGAGAAGCTACCGACGTCTCTTAAGGGGAATTGTCATGTTACAGAGGAACAGAAAAATGAAATTCTGAGTGTATTTGATGATGACATTCGTTCTCTAGCTCAGCGAAATGGATATGGAAACTGGGATGTGGTGGCACTTTCTGAACAAACGCCTGATCTTGATAAGATTCTGAAAAAGTTTGAACAGGTTCATGTGCATACTGAAGACGAAGTAAGAGCGATAACGGCGGGACATGGGATTTTTATCATTAAAGGTAGCGTGGGGTATTTTGATGTTGAGCTCGATCCGG
The sequence above is a segment of the Pseudalkalibacillus hwajinpoensis genome. Coding sequences within it:
- a CDS encoding acireductone dioxygenase is translated as MAVIKIRNTNEVIEGQDRVGAFLQNEGVLYEHWDVEKLPTSLKGNCHVTEEQKNEILSVFDDDIRSLAQRNGYGNWDVVALSEQTPDLDKILKKFEQVHVHTEDEVRAITAGHGIFIIKGSVGYFDVELDPGDVISVPVDTPHFFTLMDDRQVVAVRLFIDPSGWVAHPYEEKESVK